One Paraburkholderia kururiensis DNA window includes the following coding sequences:
- a CDS encoding helix-turn-helix domain-containing protein — MCQDHNVANVAFLIADPARAAMLMFLLDGQARPAGEFARVAGITAQTASSHLSKLLKGGLLVAENDGPPSQLPARRKRSCGRARKPSGSTPGRTRVPETTEPDRAGIASRAMLFRHGRHEVVLDLLVRDIRVVAAVDAR, encoded by the coding sequence ATGTGCCAGGACCATAATGTTGCGAATGTCGCATTTTTGATTGCGGATCCCGCCCGCGCCGCCATGTTGATGTTTTTGCTGGACGGTCAGGCTCGCCCCGCCGGTGAATTTGCCCGTGTCGCCGGCATCACGGCGCAAACGGCAAGCTCGCACCTGAGCAAGCTGCTCAAAGGCGGCCTGTTAGTCGCGGAAAACGATGGGCCGCCATCGCAATTACCGGCTCGGCGGAAGCGAAGTTGCGGCCGTGCTCGAAAACCTAGCGGCAGTACGCCCGGCCGAACCCGCGTGCCCGAGACGACTGAGCCGGACCGCGCAGGAATTGCGTCTCGCGCGATGCTGTTTCGACATGGCCGCCACGAGGTCGTACTGGATCTCCTCGTCCGCGACATTCGAGTCGTCGCGGCAGTCGATGCTCGATAA
- a CDS encoding MFS transporter: MNQPTAASLSPAAKRSMFGGAFMMFIDTFDIYLPAFILPAIIGYFIPKSLPESIQVTVSTLIFTATLLGRPLGGLIFGHLSDKYGRKKIAMLVSAGFTFVTFVLSIMPGYAQWGYGAVVLFILLRFLDGIFLGGGYASALPLALERSPIPMRGLVGGLMAASAVFSVIAINAIQFVLLLFISRAQYSAWGWRLPFLAGVLFGVVYLFYYAKVPELEFKGLHGTRAKKQPLGELLGNRAHVRKAGILFLMMTGYWFSNQMALSLLPSLMMGYLHVPASIFTKWAIVANVAVMIAVVAFGVLSQKIGRRRMLMIFGVAITLSPFLYHTIVEYGKGAHDAAGMGVAISVLMIVASGSLGVVITYLNECFPTRMRSTGYSLAYYLSVIVPGLYSFWLLGLQKFMPYEYTPLVLECVGGLLFLFSAWAGPETRDVDLLAIAEGRAPSHEESPREALKRISGEVAR, from the coding sequence ATGAATCAGCCGACAGCCGCGAGCCTCTCGCCGGCGGCGAAACGTTCCATGTTCGGTGGAGCGTTCATGATGTTCATCGACACGTTCGACATCTATCTTCCGGCATTCATCCTGCCGGCAATCATCGGCTATTTCATACCGAAATCGCTGCCCGAGTCGATTCAGGTCACGGTCAGCACGCTGATCTTCACCGCCACGCTGCTCGGTCGTCCGCTGGGCGGTTTGATATTCGGACATCTCAGCGACAAGTACGGACGTAAGAAGATCGCCATGCTGGTTTCGGCCGGATTTACCTTCGTCACGTTCGTGCTGTCGATCATGCCCGGCTATGCACAGTGGGGCTATGGGGCGGTGGTGCTCTTCATTCTGCTGCGGTTTCTGGACGGCATTTTTCTCGGCGGCGGTTATGCGTCTGCACTGCCGCTCGCGCTCGAACGTTCGCCCATCCCGATGCGCGGGCTTGTCGGCGGGCTGATGGCCGCATCGGCCGTGTTTTCGGTGATCGCCATCAACGCCATCCAGTTCGTGCTGCTGCTCTTCATCTCCAGAGCGCAGTACAGCGCGTGGGGATGGCGCCTGCCTTTTCTGGCCGGCGTGTTGTTCGGGGTGGTCTATCTGTTTTATTACGCGAAGGTGCCGGAGCTGGAGTTCAAGGGCCTGCACGGCACGCGCGCCAAAAAGCAACCGCTCGGCGAGCTTCTGGGCAATCGCGCGCACGTGCGCAAGGCGGGCATTCTCTTTCTGATGATGACCGGCTACTGGTTCAGCAACCAGATGGCACTCTCGCTGCTGCCTTCCCTGATGATGGGCTATCTGCACGTGCCGGCTTCCATCTTCACGAAATGGGCGATCGTTGCGAACGTGGCGGTGATGATTGCGGTGGTCGCGTTCGGCGTGCTCAGTCAAAAGATCGGGCGACGGCGGATGTTGATGATCTTCGGTGTCGCGATCACGCTGTCGCCTTTTCTCTATCACACGATCGTCGAATACGGCAAAGGGGCGCACGACGCCGCAGGCATGGGTGTCGCGATATCCGTCTTGATGATTGTCGCAAGCGGGTCGCTCGGCGTCGTCATCACGTACCTGAACGAATGCTTTCCGACGCGGATGCGTTCCACCGGCTATTCGCTTGCTTACTACCTGAGCGTGATCGTGCCGGGCCTCTACAGCTTCTGGCTGCTGGGCTTGCAGAAGTTCATGCCGTACGAGTACACACCGCTGGTGCTCGAATGCGTCGGTGGACTGCTGTTTCTCTTCAGCGCATGGGCCGGACCCGAGACGCGTGATGTGGACCTGCTCGCCATTGCCGAGGGCCGTGCGCCGAGCCACGAGGAGAGTCCGCGCGAAGCGCTGAAGCGCATCTCGGGAGAAGTCGCGCGATGA
- a CDS encoding CaiB/BaiF CoA transferase family protein has protein sequence MSASAAKQTNTKPLEGLLVVSIEQALAAPLCTGRLAEMGARVIKIERAEGDFARGYDDAANGESSYFVWTNRGKESLVLDFKQAEDAALLKRIVSKADVFVQNLAPGALARAGLDSAALRRSNPRLITCDITGYGEGDASALKAYDMLVQCESGLVSITGTPEGYGRIGVSICDIGAGMNATIAVLSALALRERTGAGTGLAVSLFDGAADWMTIPYVHEMYGKGAPTRQGVRHPSIAPYGAYTTRDGRDIVISIQNEREWQQFCAVFLREPDVANDERFATNNARVCNGAALDAVIAGAFALLDVEQVLHRLAEANTAFAQVRSVAEMAKHPALRTWPMQVGDCELELIAPAVRAPWDAQRFMPAPRLNQQGAALREEFADVAIGEPS, from the coding sequence ATGTCCGCATCGGCGGCAAAGCAGACGAACACGAAACCACTGGAAGGGCTTCTGGTGGTCTCCATAGAGCAGGCGCTGGCCGCGCCGCTGTGCACCGGCCGGCTCGCTGAAATGGGCGCGCGTGTCATCAAGATCGAACGCGCGGAGGGCGACTTCGCGCGCGGCTACGACGACGCGGCGAACGGCGAGTCGTCGTACTTCGTCTGGACCAATCGAGGCAAGGAGTCGCTCGTACTCGACTTCAAGCAAGCGGAAGATGCGGCATTGCTCAAACGCATCGTTTCGAAAGCGGACGTCTTTGTCCAGAACCTCGCGCCGGGCGCGCTCGCACGTGCCGGCCTCGACAGCGCAGCGCTGCGCAGGAGCAACCCGCGTCTCATCACGTGCGACATCACCGGTTACGGCGAAGGTGACGCGAGCGCGCTCAAGGCCTACGACATGCTGGTGCAATGCGAGAGCGGGCTCGTGTCGATCACGGGCACGCCCGAAGGTTACGGACGCATCGGCGTGTCGATCTGCGATATCGGCGCGGGCATGAACGCCACGATCGCAGTCCTTTCCGCATTGGCGCTGCGTGAACGAACGGGGGCGGGCACGGGCCTCGCGGTATCGCTTTTCGATGGCGCTGCCGACTGGATGACGATTCCGTACGTCCACGAAATGTATGGAAAGGGCGCGCCGACACGGCAGGGCGTGCGGCATCCCTCGATTGCGCCCTATGGTGCCTACACGACGCGCGATGGCCGCGACATCGTGATCAGCATCCAGAACGAGCGCGAGTGGCAACAGTTTTGCGCCGTCTTTTTGCGCGAGCCCGATGTCGCGAACGACGAACGCTTCGCGACGAACAATGCGCGCGTGTGCAACGGCGCCGCGCTCGATGCGGTGATCGCCGGGGCGTTTGCGTTGCTGGATGTCGAGCAAGTGCTGCATCGGCTTGCCGAAGCCAATACGGCATTCGCACAGGTGCGCTCCGTTGCGGAAATGGCGAAGCACCCGGCTCTTCGTACGTGGCCGATGCAGGTGGGCGACTGCGAACTCGAACTGATCGCGCCAGCTGTGCGTGCGCCGTGGGATGCACAGCGGTTCATGCCGGCACCGCGGCTGAATCAGCAGGGAGCCGCACTACGCGAGGAGTTCGCGGACGTAGCGATAGGAGAACCGTCATGA
- a CDS encoding porin, translating to MRKRQIAAGALGIFAAAAHAESSMTIYGIYDAGLRYLHEANAAGQSSVSMGSNGTSTPNRLGFKGVEELGGGLSAHFNLETGWNAGNGALESTTGSPITGNRALFQRLAIVGISHVRWGTIDLGQNYSVGWRTSYDYDPFNYRYPTIDPVSAIVPGSSVSQVTAGVRFHNDVQYTGVFGPITVRAEHAFGNVAGAVTANTATAGSLAYKSGPLVIAGSYTTRKIATTGGVFTGAPAVAGPPAVAGEPTVNANTPTYADRSWTAGAAYRFGPVRVSAGYNDERLAGALNNVVAGLPLTPAQGDTRVRVGWFGANWTVSPFFNLAGGWFRTLVDTPIARAAGAASGTSGKKDLLMFAATWSLSKTTYLYGEIDRTTLSGNQVLGYGTKTTQRHPLGVSTGLVVAF from the coding sequence ATGAGGAAGAGACAGATAGCGGCCGGTGCGCTAGGGATATTCGCGGCCGCCGCTCATGCGGAGTCGAGCATGACGATCTATGGAATATACGATGCAGGCCTGCGCTACCTTCATGAGGCGAACGCTGCGGGCCAAAGTTCGGTAAGCATGGGCTCGAACGGCACATCGACGCCGAATCGGCTCGGCTTCAAGGGCGTCGAAGAACTGGGCGGCGGGTTGAGCGCGCACTTCAACCTCGAAACGGGCTGGAACGCCGGCAACGGCGCGCTCGAATCGACAACCGGCTCGCCCATCACAGGCAACCGGGCGTTGTTCCAGCGGTTGGCGATTGTCGGAATCTCGCACGTGCGCTGGGGAACGATCGACCTTGGCCAGAACTACAGCGTGGGCTGGCGCACGAGCTACGACTACGATCCATTCAACTATCGTTATCCGACCATCGATCCGGTCAGCGCCATCGTCCCCGGCAGCAGCGTCTCGCAAGTGACCGCCGGCGTGCGTTTCCACAACGATGTGCAATACACCGGCGTGTTCGGGCCGATCACCGTGCGGGCCGAACACGCGTTCGGCAACGTCGCGGGCGCCGTTACGGCGAATACGGCGACTGCGGGATCGCTTGCGTACAAGTCAGGGCCGTTAGTGATAGCGGGCTCGTATACCACTCGCAAGATCGCGACGACAGGCGGCGTCTTCACCGGTGCGCCAGCGGTTGCGGGGCCGCCGGCCGTTGCCGGCGAGCCCACCGTCAACGCGAACACGCCCACCTATGCGGATCGCTCGTGGACTGCCGGCGCCGCGTACAGATTCGGACCTGTACGGGTGTCAGCCGGCTACAACGACGAGCGCCTTGCCGGAGCGCTCAACAACGTCGTCGCCGGACTGCCGTTGACACCGGCGCAAGGCGACACACGTGTGCGGGTCGGCTGGTTCGGCGCAAACTGGACTGTGTCTCCATTCTTCAATCTGGCGGGCGGCTGGTTTCGCACCCTGGTCGACACGCCGATCGCGCGGGCGGCGGGCGCCGCTTCCGGGACCAGTGGCAAAAAAGATCTGCTGATGTTCGCGGCGACCTGGTCCTTGTCGAAAACCACCTACCTGTATGGCGAAATCGATAGAACCACGCTCTCCGGAAACCAGGTGCTCGGCTATGGCACGAAGACGACGCAGCGTCATCCGCTGGGCGTCTCAACTGGGCTTGTCGTGGCATTTTGA
- a CDS encoding nuclear transport factor 2 family protein → MNTNCDAAVLNIYEKWHQAIVSRDLDGLMALYAEDAILETPLIVVVCPDKTDGVLRGKPQISDFFDAGLRKLQNSLGRWYRNGVFFSNGRQLTWEYPRETPSGNQVDLVEVMDLADGLIAHHRVYWGWVGFQSLMAAANAANPQPGARVNHG, encoded by the coding sequence ATGAACACAAATTGCGATGCGGCTGTTCTCAATATTTACGAAAAATGGCATCAGGCTATCGTGAGCCGCGATCTCGACGGGCTGATGGCACTGTATGCGGAGGACGCCATTCTAGAAACCCCATTGATCGTCGTGGTTTGTCCTGATAAAACCGATGGCGTTCTTCGCGGAAAACCCCAGATTAGCGATTTTTTCGATGCCGGATTGCGTAAGCTCCAGAACAGTCTGGGCCGCTGGTATAGAAACGGCGTGTTCTTCTCTAATGGTCGCCAGCTCACCTGGGAATATCCGCGTGAGACGCCATCTGGGAATCAGGTCGATCTCGTCGAAGTGATGGACCTTGCGGATGGGCTTATCGCCCATCACCGGGTTTACTGGGGATGGGTGGGATTTCAGTCGTTGATGGCGGCAGCGAACGCGGCCAACCCGCAACCGGGAGCGCGTGTGAACCATGGCTGA
- a CDS encoding FAS1-like dehydratase domain-containing protein has protein sequence MSRVDMAHLKQWVGRQTSDVDTLSIRHAHLMAATLGLDPAALVDGAPLPPLWHWIYFLSGSPPSELGRDGHPARGGFLPPVPLPNRMWAGGRLEFLAPLPLGASVEKRSRIVSVEHKQGRSGELVFVTVRHDVLHEGRIAISEHHDIVYKEPAPPGSRPPSAAPAMPAAQHSRRFEPTSTTLFRYSALTFNGHRIHYDVDYCREVEGYSNLVIHGPLHATLLAMYTEEVAGRSLTTFRYRGMQPSVLGTVLTINAHASGSDATVWTALPDGSVSMQADATFG, from the coding sequence ATGAGTCGTGTGGATATGGCGCATCTGAAGCAATGGGTCGGCAGGCAGACGTCGGACGTCGATACGTTGTCGATTCGTCATGCGCACCTGATGGCCGCCACGCTGGGCCTCGATCCCGCCGCGCTGGTCGACGGCGCGCCGCTGCCGCCGCTATGGCACTGGATCTACTTCCTGAGCGGCTCCCCGCCATCGGAGCTCGGGCGCGACGGTCATCCAGCACGCGGCGGCTTCCTGCCGCCCGTGCCGCTGCCCAATCGCATGTGGGCAGGCGGCCGGCTCGAGTTTCTCGCACCGCTGCCGTTGGGCGCGAGCGTCGAGAAGCGTTCGCGGATCGTCTCTGTCGAACACAAGCAGGGGCGCAGCGGTGAACTGGTGTTCGTGACCGTGCGGCATGACGTGCTACATGAGGGCCGCATCGCAATCAGCGAGCATCACGATATCGTCTACAAGGAACCGGCGCCGCCCGGTTCGCGCCCGCCTTCGGCCGCGCCGGCCATGCCCGCGGCGCAGCACAGCAGGCGCTTCGAACCCACGTCGACCACCTTGTTCCGCTATTCGGCGCTGACGTTCAACGGCCACCGTATTCATTACGACGTCGACTATTGCCGCGAGGTGGAGGGCTACAGCAACCTCGTGATTCACGGCCCGCTGCACGCGACGCTTCTGGCGATGTACACCGAAGAGGTTGCGGGTAGATCGCTCACGACGTTCCGCTACCGCGGCATGCAGCCGAGCGTGCTCGGCACCGTGCTCACGATCAATGCACACGCGAGCGGCAGCGATGCAACGGTCTGGACGGCACTGCCGGACGGCAGCGTATCCATGCAGGCCGACGCGACGTTCGGCTGA
- a CDS encoding HpcH/HpaI aldolase/citrate lyase family protein, whose amino-acid sequence MTEHGAGKHRSYLFVPGSRPERFDRAMKSGADAVIIDLEDAVAAADKISARDSVATWAREDRVVYVRVNARGTPWFDEDAQLSRLPGIAGLVLPKTECSADVAALVCAVGQQTAVFPLIESAKGMCNALEIANAPCVRQLMFGTLDFMLDMQMDVDNEELNGFRAELTKVSRVAGIDAPVDGVTVAVHDALQLERDTRNGKRFGFFGKLCIHPKQVATVNEGYAPSESDIAWARCVLDAAQDGKGVALMTDGSMVDRPVVLRAERIMKLASSN is encoded by the coding sequence ATGACAGAACATGGCGCTGGGAAACACCGCTCCTATCTCTTTGTACCAGGAAGCAGGCCGGAACGCTTCGATCGTGCGATGAAGAGCGGCGCCGACGCGGTAATCATCGATCTGGAAGACGCGGTTGCCGCGGCGGACAAGATATCGGCCCGCGATTCTGTCGCTACCTGGGCGCGAGAAGACCGCGTGGTATATGTCCGTGTCAATGCCCGTGGCACGCCGTGGTTCGACGAAGACGCACAGTTGAGCCGTCTGCCGGGAATCGCGGGGCTCGTGCTGCCGAAAACGGAATGTTCCGCCGACGTAGCCGCTCTCGTCTGCGCAGTGGGGCAGCAAACGGCTGTCTTCCCGCTCATTGAAAGTGCGAAGGGCATGTGCAACGCACTTGAAATTGCGAACGCGCCATGCGTGCGTCAGCTCATGTTCGGCACGCTCGACTTCATGCTCGATATGCAGATGGACGTGGACAACGAGGAACTCAACGGCTTTCGGGCCGAGCTCACGAAAGTCTCGCGTGTGGCCGGTATCGATGCTCCTGTCGATGGCGTAACGGTCGCGGTGCACGACGCGTTGCAACTCGAACGCGACACCCGCAACGGAAAGCGATTTGGGTTCTTCGGCAAGCTCTGCATTCACCCGAAGCAGGTGGCCACGGTGAACGAGGGTTATGCGCCATCGGAAAGCGACATAGCGTGGGCGCGATGTGTGCTTGATGCGGCGCAGGACGGGAAGGGCGTCGCACTGATGACAGATGGAAGCATGGTGGACCGGCCGGTCGTGCTACGGGCGGAACGGATCATGAAGCTTGCTTCGTCAAACTGA
- a CDS encoding ketopantoate reductase family protein, with amino-acid sequence MKVCVYGAGAIGSLIAGRLACVSGIEVSVVARGEQLDAISRQGIHIVDASGEVTAHVKATDNPASLDVQDYVFLALKQHQLLDVVNSIEPLIGENTSLIPPTTGIPYWYFYGQPGAHGNRRIDRLDPGGTLWRAIPPQRVLGCVFRVAAQVVAPGAVHQDGSYAKLPLGEPDGSVSARVRRLSEAMCAAGFESPVVDNIRSWLWTKMISSLCWNPVAALTLATWGELAASPGVVDVVRRMMQEADAVACALGGPPPIAVEERLAAARSAPHHKMSMLQDLERGRPLEYQPLADSIEAMRDIAGLGTPTIDSVLALLRLRANRG; translated from the coding sequence ATGAAGGTGTGTGTCTATGGAGCCGGAGCTATCGGCAGTCTGATCGCCGGGCGCCTCGCTTGCGTTTCGGGTATCGAGGTCAGCGTCGTTGCGCGCGGCGAACAACTGGATGCAATCAGCCGGCAGGGCATACACATTGTCGACGCCTCGGGCGAGGTCACGGCACATGTGAAGGCAACGGACAACCCCGCGTCGCTCGACGTACAGGACTACGTGTTCCTTGCGCTGAAGCAGCATCAACTGCTGGATGTGGTGAATTCCATCGAGCCGCTCATCGGCGAAAATACTTCGCTCATTCCACCGACCACCGGCATTCCTTATTGGTACTTCTACGGGCAGCCGGGCGCGCATGGCAATCGCCGCATCGACCGGCTCGATCCCGGTGGCACGCTATGGCGTGCTATCCCGCCGCAGCGTGTACTCGGTTGTGTGTTTCGCGTCGCGGCACAAGTCGTCGCGCCGGGCGCCGTTCATCAGGACGGTAGCTACGCAAAGCTGCCACTCGGCGAGCCGGACGGTTCTGTATCGGCGCGTGTGCGGCGTCTGTCGGAGGCGATGTGCGCCGCGGGCTTCGAATCGCCTGTAGTCGACAACATCCGTAGCTGGCTATGGACCAAGATGATCAGCAGCTTGTGCTGGAATCCGGTAGCGGCGTTGACGCTCGCAACGTGGGGCGAGCTGGCGGCGAGCCCAGGCGTCGTGGACGTCGTGCGCCGCATGATGCAGGAAGCCGATGCCGTGGCGTGCGCGCTGGGCGGGCCGCCGCCCATTGCGGTTGAAGAACGGCTGGCTGCGGCGCGCTCGGCACCTCATCACAAGATGTCGATGCTGCAGGATCTCGAGCGAGGACGTCCGCTCGAATATCAGCCGCTCGCCGATTCGATCGAAGCCATGCGCGACATCGCCGGACTTGGCACACCGACCATCGACAGCGTGCTGGCGCTTTTGCGTTTGCGCGCGAACAGAGGGTGA
- a CDS encoding MmgE/PrpD family protein, which yields MTDVLKALSRFAAEAAYDDLPHAIVHEAKRVLLDSIGCALASISSEKGRLCIALSQRLGGPAEASIIGVAGKVSSCNAVLANGELINAMDYDALVIPGGHVSPYVVPPVMAIAEQRNASGKDLILATVLSHEVAMRVTRGMSPMIQVFAEGPDAQRYEWTTPYGGSRFNVGAAAGVGRLLALDTQRMTHALGLAGHYTQVPTHGKLSYSVPMSMVKYGTPGWQGTGAIVACYLAEMGYLGDETLFDGVSGLWRFTGSDTWMPERVLPGLHDEWLFAEQQYKPYPCCRVLHSSLDLFYRMVGLHGFTPDDIDSIRVFGPQYCEKPHLQNRIILSAIDAQFSAAYNFAVAAHGVTIGPEWQDEATMHDAKILAFMDKVTCEVHPEYTRRPLADRLMSLGRIEVTANGRTYTDETTFASGTPRPGFEMDDAALIGKFRHNARRVLTPAQIDAAVDALMDLENVHAVSGLMQHIVPAHGSDAT from the coding sequence ATGACTGATGTGCTGAAGGCGCTGTCGCGCTTCGCCGCCGAGGCTGCGTACGACGACCTGCCGCATGCGATCGTGCATGAAGCGAAACGTGTGCTGCTCGATTCGATCGGCTGCGCGCTCGCGTCGATATCGTCGGAGAAGGGGCGGCTGTGCATTGCGTTGTCCCAACGGCTTGGCGGTCCGGCCGAGGCGTCCATCATCGGTGTAGCAGGCAAGGTGTCGTCCTGCAACGCGGTGCTCGCGAACGGCGAACTCATCAACGCGATGGATTACGACGCGCTCGTGATTCCCGGCGGCCACGTGTCGCCCTACGTCGTACCGCCCGTGATGGCGATTGCCGAGCAGCGCAACGCTTCGGGCAAAGACCTGATCCTCGCGACGGTGCTGTCGCACGAAGTGGCGATGCGCGTTACGCGCGGCATGTCGCCGATGATCCAGGTGTTCGCCGAAGGCCCCGACGCGCAGCGCTACGAATGGACGACACCGTACGGCGGCTCACGGTTCAACGTCGGTGCTGCAGCGGGTGTCGGGCGCTTGCTCGCGCTCGACACGCAACGGATGACGCACGCGCTTGGCCTCGCAGGGCATTACACGCAGGTGCCGACGCACGGCAAGCTGTCGTACAGCGTGCCCATGTCGATGGTGAAGTACGGCACGCCGGGATGGCAGGGCACCGGCGCCATCGTCGCCTGTTATCTCGCCGAAATGGGCTACCTCGGCGACGAGACGCTGTTCGACGGCGTGAGCGGCCTGTGGCGCTTCACGGGAAGCGATACCTGGATGCCGGAACGCGTGCTGCCGGGTCTGCACGACGAGTGGCTCTTTGCTGAACAGCAATACAAGCCTTATCCGTGCTGTCGCGTGCTGCACTCGAGTCTCGACCTGTTCTACCGCATGGTGGGGCTGCATGGATTCACGCCGGACGACATCGACAGCATTCGTGTGTTCGGCCCGCAATACTGCGAAAAACCGCATCTGCAAAACCGCATCATTCTCAGCGCAATCGACGCCCAGTTCAGCGCGGCGTACAACTTCGCGGTCGCCGCGCACGGGGTAACGATCGGCCCGGAGTGGCAGGACGAGGCCACGATGCACGACGCGAAAATTCTCGCGTTCATGGACAAGGTGACGTGTGAAGTACACCCGGAATACACGCGCCGGCCGCTCGCGGATCGCTTGATGAGTCTCGGTCGCATCGAAGTGACCGCGAATGGCCGCACGTACACCGACGAGACAACATTCGCGTCCGGCACGCCCCGTCCCGGGTTCGAAATGGACGATGCTGCGCTGATCGGCAAATTCAGGCACAACGCGCGACGCGTGTTGACGCCGGCGCAGATCGATGCCGCGGTCGACGCACTGATGGATCTGGAGAACGTGCACGCGGTGTCCGGTTTGATGCAGCACATCGTGCCCGCGCATGGCAGCGACGCGACCTGA
- a CDS encoding MFS transporter — translation MAELVSTRGAAQRVLAATSISYTVVLLDASIVNVALERIGHTLGSNVAGLQWIINAYTLSFASLLMTGGTLGDRLGARNVYLAGLAIFTLASAVCGLAPDLGTLTIARALQGIGSAMLVPCSLALINDAYPAPSERAAAVSVWMGCGGVAMASGPLAGGLLIHLAGWRSIFFINVPIGVIGLWLTLLVDRTAPSRKRHFDLWGQLAVIVALGTLIAVLIEGPVLGWRSAPIRAGAVTSGVAWAVFFVVEARARNPMLPLQFFRNALFAGSTFVSMASAFVFYGMLFTFSLYYQHLRGYSALDTGLAFLPMTGMVAVGGLLSSRLVKRLGSMPSMCIAFGFYAAGAIGMMFSTANSPYALAVVPLLAIGMASGFISPAATSPALGTVDKGRAGVAAAVLNSARQSGSALGVAIFGTLISMVNAFETAMTVILGIVVALSLMAALVWWGTSRAVRAGCVASG, via the coding sequence ATGGCTGAGCTCGTATCGACCCGCGGCGCCGCGCAACGCGTGCTGGCCGCAACCAGTATCAGCTACACGGTCGTGCTACTCGATGCATCGATCGTGAATGTCGCTCTGGAACGGATCGGTCATACGCTAGGCAGCAACGTGGCGGGGCTGCAGTGGATCATCAATGCCTATACGCTGAGTTTCGCCAGTCTCTTGATGACCGGCGGCACGCTTGGCGACCGCCTGGGTGCCCGCAACGTTTATTTGGCAGGACTTGCGATTTTCACGCTCGCATCGGCAGTGTGTGGGCTTGCACCGGACCTCGGTACGTTGACGATCGCACGTGCACTGCAGGGTATCGGGAGCGCGATGCTCGTGCCGTGTTCGCTTGCGCTCATCAACGATGCCTATCCCGCTCCCTCCGAACGTGCCGCGGCCGTCAGCGTGTGGATGGGTTGCGGCGGTGTCGCGATGGCGTCGGGTCCGCTTGCCGGCGGGTTGCTGATCCATCTGGCCGGTTGGCGCAGCATCTTTTTTATCAACGTACCCATTGGGGTTATCGGCCTGTGGCTAACGCTGCTGGTCGATCGCACTGCGCCTTCGCGCAAGCGGCATTTCGATCTGTGGGGCCAGTTGGCCGTGATTGTCGCGTTGGGTACGCTAATTGCCGTACTGATCGAAGGACCGGTGCTCGGATGGCGATCTGCTCCGATTCGCGCTGGTGCGGTGACAAGCGGCGTCGCGTGGGCTGTGTTCTTCGTTGTCGAGGCGAGGGCGCGCAATCCGATGTTGCCGCTGCAATTCTTTCGCAACGCGTTATTTGCAGGTTCGACATTTGTGTCGATGGCGTCGGCATTCGTCTTTTACGGCATGCTGTTCACGTTCAGTCTTTACTACCAGCACTTGCGCGGCTACTCCGCGCTCGATACGGGCCTCGCCTTTCTGCCCATGACCGGTATGGTGGCGGTGGGCGGACTTCTTTCGAGCCGGCTCGTGAAGCGCCTGGGCAGCATGCCGTCGATGTGTATCGCGTTCGGCTTCTATGCGGCAGGTGCGATCGGGATGATGTTCTCGACCGCGAATTCGCCTTACGCCCTGGCTGTGGTTCCCCTGCTCGCGATAGGTATGGCATCCGGATTCATTTCGCCAGCGGCGACATCGCCGGCGCTGGGTACCGTCGACAAAGGCCGCGCCGGTGTCGCGGCGGCGGTGCTGAACTCGGCGCGCCAAAGTGGATCGGCGTTAGGGGTGGCGATTTTCGGCACGCTGATCTCGATGGTGAATGCGTTTGAGACGGCCATGACGGTGATTCTGGGCATCGTCGTTGCACTGTCACTGATGGCGGCCTTAGTCTGGTGGGGTACGTCGCGCGCGGTGAGGGCGGGTTGCGTGGCTTCCGGTTGA
- the tssE gene encoding type VI secretion system baseplate subunit TssE codes for MPAGPSLYDMLLGQIGGEPLAAYDDRTLECMSVQQNVQRILNTRAGALKHLPDYGLPDLTNIYKALPASSHMLKQQMEATLLKYEPRIRSIDVDIIENNDPGVLVSFELTCHLRKAGLVRFGTYFEPPGRMRLKRREQERT; via the coding sequence ATGCCGGCCGGTCCCTCCCTCTACGACATGCTGCTCGGGCAGATCGGCGGCGAGCCGCTGGCCGCATATGACGACCGCACGCTCGAATGCATGAGCGTGCAGCAGAACGTGCAGCGCATTCTCAACACGCGCGCGGGCGCCCTCAAGCATCTGCCTGATTACGGCCTGCCGGACCTCACCAACATCTACAAGGCCCTGCCCGCCTCCTCGCACATGCTCAAGCAGCAGATGGAGGCAACGCTGCTGAAGTACGAGCCGCGCATCCGGTCCATCGACGTCGACATCATCGAAAACAACGACCCAGGCGTGCTGGTGAGCTTCGAGCTGACGTGTCATCTCAGGAAGGCTGGACTCGTGCGCTTCGGCACGTATTTCGAGCCGCCGGGACGCATGCGTCTGAAGCGGCGCGAACAGGAGCGCACGTAA